The proteins below are encoded in one region of Fimbriimonadaceae bacterium:
- a CDS encoding transglycosylase domain-containing protein — protein sequence MLVNVVLAAATAYVMRQLDEAATLLPKLPEVMRSATSTPSVIVSADGKVLETIQTEYREPVDIDKVPVKVIYAILAAEDKRFYDHGGVDPVGMFRAVFNTASGRRVEGGSTLTMQLAKQAFTSTDRTMERKVKDMALATLIERRLTKDQILNLYLNTVYFGSGAYGISAAAEVYFGKDLNDLSYAEAAMLARCVRRPSVENPFVDLKTSTRNRDVVLRTMLDEGWVSEEDYEKSLVEPVKLRRDKVAGLSGKKLAPYFVDYVRSYLRENLPSVDLSGGGYRVETTLHFGLQQQVDSVIRDQVNSLRRSRVTTGAFVVMDSEGRIKAMTGGPSYDRNQFNVVTQGRRQPGSAFKPFIYAAAFEYGTLSPYGSVSNEPFKIREGNGYRYIRGGGKGGSVSVRSAMMYSINVPAMWAIQGVGVRNAVHLAKSAFGFNSDLPAVPSVALGAGEVSLLEMASAYSVFQTGGDRVVPFCVVRVIGPDGLPVKKNEPTVIRRVISSDAARGMDSLLRAVAVSGTGRAAGRITNARGKTGTTSDNKDAWFCGYTDKFVGIGWVANEIPREGRSPRYGSMAEWVMGGDVVAPIWARVMDRVHAFYPEKKSELSSAVEQESRRQRDEEPGDEPPDEQRAATSEPGPPEDMRTVPLNDESTLVPNEPAKVVEPPAAPIKIDQETLSVEVCADSGQRATVYCPEKVRKEFKRGSEPKGRCPIHRG from the coding sequence TTGCTTGTCAACGTTGTGCTCGCCGCGGCGACCGCCTATGTGATGCGGCAACTGGACGAAGCGGCGACGCTCCTTCCAAAGCTGCCTGAGGTGATGCGCTCCGCCACCAGCACGCCCAGCGTGATCGTGAGCGCGGACGGGAAGGTCCTGGAGACCATCCAAACCGAGTACCGCGAACCGGTCGACATCGACAAGGTCCCGGTCAAGGTGATCTACGCCATCCTCGCCGCCGAGGACAAGCGGTTCTACGACCATGGCGGGGTTGACCCCGTTGGCATGTTCCGCGCCGTCTTCAACACGGCGAGCGGCCGGCGCGTCGAAGGCGGCTCGACCTTGACCATGCAGCTGGCGAAGCAGGCCTTCACCAGCACCGACCGCACGATGGAGCGCAAGGTGAAGGACATGGCCTTGGCGACCCTCATCGAGCGCCGCCTGACGAAGGACCAGATCCTCAACCTCTACCTCAACACGGTCTACTTCGGGAGCGGCGCCTATGGCATCTCGGCCGCCGCAGAGGTGTATTTTGGTAAAGATCTGAACGATCTATCCTACGCAGAGGCGGCCATGCTTGCCCGTTGCGTGCGGCGTCCGAGCGTCGAAAACCCCTTTGTCGACCTGAAGACCTCGACGCGGAACCGGGACGTCGTCCTGCGGACGATGCTGGACGAGGGCTGGGTCAGCGAAGAGGACTATGAGAAGTCGCTTGTCGAACCGGTCAAACTGCGCAGGGACAAGGTCGCCGGCCTCTCTGGCAAAAAGCTTGCGCCGTATTTCGTGGACTACGTCCGTTCCTATCTCCGGGAGAACTTGCCGTCGGTCGACCTCTCCGGGGGCGGGTACCGCGTCGAGACCACGCTCCACTTCGGTTTGCAGCAGCAGGTCGACTCGGTGATCCGCGACCAGGTCAACAGTCTAAGGCGCTCGCGGGTGACGACGGGCGCGTTCGTTGTCATGGACAGCGAGGGCCGCATCAAGGCCATGACGGGCGGCCCCAGCTATGACCGCAACCAATTCAACGTGGTGACCCAGGGGCGGCGTCAACCGGGCTCCGCCTTCAAGCCGTTCATCTATGCGGCCGCCTTCGAGTACGGCACTCTCAGTCCCTATGGGAGCGTCAGCAACGAGCCGTTCAAGATCCGCGAGGGCAACGGGTACCGCTATATCCGAGGCGGCGGCAAGGGGGGCAGCGTCTCGGTCCGGAGCGCCATGATGTACTCGATCAACGTGCCCGCGATGTGGGCCATCCAGGGCGTCGGCGTGCGGAACGCGGTCCACTTGGCCAAGTCTGCGTTCGGGTTCAATAGCGACCTGCCCGCCGTCCCCTCGGTCGCTCTCGGCGCGGGTGAAGTGAGCCTGCTCGAGATGGCCTCCGCCTATAGCGTCTTCCAGACGGGCGGGGACCGGGTGGTGCCTTTCTGCGTGGTCCGGGTGATCGGCCCGGACGGTCTGCCGGTCAAAAAGAACGAGCCCACTGTGATTCGTCGCGTCATTAGTAGCGACGCAGCCCGGGGCATGGACTCCCTCCTGCGCGCGGTCGCCGTCAGCGGTACCGGCCGGGCGGCCGGGCGCATCACAAACGCACGCGGCAAGACCGGTACGACGAGCGACAACAAAGACGCCTGGTTCTGCGGCTATACGGACAAGTTTGTGGGCATCGGCTGGGTCGCGAACGAGATTCCCCGCGAGGGCCGCTCGCCCCGCTATGGCTCGATGGCGGAATGGGTCATGGGCGGCGACGTGGTCGCGCCCATATGGGCCCGGGTGATGGACCGCGTCCATGCCTTCTATCCCGAGAAGAAGTCCGAGCTCAGCAGCGCCGTAGAGCAAGAGTCGCGGCGTCAAAGGGACGAGGAGCCCGGCGACGAACCGCCGGACGAGCAACGCGCCGCCACTTCCGAGCCAGGTCCGCCCGAGGACATGCGCACGGTCCCGCTGAACGACGAATCCACTTTGGTCCCGAACGAGCCGGCAAAGGTGGTCGAGCCACCCGCCGCCCCCATCAAGATCGACCAGGAGACGCTTTCGGTGGAAGTGTGCGCGGATTCCGGCCAGCGCGCCACCGTCTATTGCCCCGAGAAAGTCCGTAAGGAGTTCAAGCGGGGGAGCGAGCCAAAGGGCCGCTGTCCGATCCACCGAGGCTAA
- a CDS encoding sigma-70 family RNA polymerase sigma factor: MTAWAGADRLAAKGKLDASAEAALVLQCRRQDYDAFGKIVDAYQARITGFVRRMVRDQEEAADITQEVFIKAFQGMSRFDGRASLRTWLFRIAYNLCVDRARRHERAPARQSIDVAPDGEEPVEFADFRWDPERKVLEEELQQVLEQAIAEMSDKLKTVLLLHDKEDMGYEEIAMAIDVPVGTVKSRLFLARSHVQKRVSLYLAGAES, translated from the coding sequence TTCGGCGGAAGCGGCTTTAGTCCTCCAGTGCCGCCGCCAGGACTATGACGCGTTCGGCAAGATCGTCGACGCCTACCAAGCACGGATCACCGGTTTCGTCCGGCGGATGGTTCGCGACCAGGAAGAAGCGGCGGACATCACCCAGGAGGTCTTTATCAAAGCCTTCCAAGGCATGAGCCGGTTCGACGGGCGCGCCTCGCTCCGGACCTGGCTGTTCCGCATCGCCTATAACCTTTGCGTCGACCGGGCCCGGCGCCACGAACGCGCACCCGCCCGCCAATCGATCGATGTCGCCCCAGACGGGGAAGAGCCGGTCGAGTTCGCCGACTTTCGGTGGGACCCGGAACGGAAGGTCCTCGAAGAGGAGCTGCAGCAGGTCTTGGAGCAAGCGATCGCCGAGATGAGCGACAAGCTCAAGACAGTCCTTCTCCTCCACGACAAAGAGGACATGGGGTACGAAGAGATTGCGATGGCGATCGACGTTCCCGTCGGGACCGTGAAGAGCCGCCTTTTCCTCGCCCGCAGCCACGTTCAAAAGCGAGTTTCCCTTTACTTAGCCGGAGCTGAATCATGA